One genomic window of Phoenix dactylifera cultivar Barhee BC4 chromosome 6, palm_55x_up_171113_PBpolish2nd_filt_p, whole genome shotgun sequence includes the following:
- the LOC103695642 gene encoding sodium channel modifier 1-like, producing the protein MLSMHNKGSRHIAAESRLKERELSRKEELNKRIALSAESTGASSIAKSSPRLKSPEIYNKPLIKQTQKAILEAQHNKFNDLNAVHVMKSRPNVSFYDSKVSPSCKSVMESSTSTVLDVSNYSDKKSTVRAETDAKMLADWNVELRKRRENELKFTAAGWKRDCHGKWYRDENVEFDSDEEDPNVCLG; encoded by the exons ATGCTTTCC ATGCATAACAAGGGATCTCGCCACATCGCTGCAGAATCCAGGCTGAAGGAAAGAGAACTATCAAGGAAGGAAGAATTAAACAAGAGAATAGCCTTATCTGCTGAATCTACTGGGGCCTCAAGCATTGCTAAGTCAAGTCCAAGATTGAAGAGCCCCGAGATCTACAATAAACCATTGATTAAACAGACACAAAAGGCTATTTTAGAAGCACAACACAATAAGTTTAATGATCTAAATGCTGTACATGTCATGAAATCTAGGCCAAATGTTTCTTTCTATGATTCCAAAGTATCTCCTTCCTGTAAGTCTGTTATGGAGTCATCTACAAGCACTGTCCTTGATGTCTCTAATTACAGTGATAAAAAGTCTACGGTGAGGGCTGAAACAGATGCTAAGATGCTTGCAGACTGGAATGTGGAACTTCGTAAACGACGTGAGAATGAACTCAAGTTTACTGCTGCTGGTTGGAAGCGGGATTGCCATGGGAAGTGGTATCGAGATGAAAAT GTTGAATTTGACTCAGATGAGGAAGATCCAAATGTCTGCCTGGGCTGA